Proteins from a genomic interval of Pseudomonas sp. RC10:
- a CDS encoding methyl-accepting chemotaxis protein encodes MYRWTAQRLGNISVSRKLGIGFGLVLLLTLVITATGWSGVRSLIDRGDKLAMISQINEYSLALRIARMNYETQANPDTAKAVMTALDHLDAELKTAHGKLVVGSDLKLLDAQTQAATDYRRAFEDMAKAIQAREASRVNLGAAADAAVDEVNKIEEALIQHDNILQFNSAVGVSKLIQQARFQVRGYTFSGNPDFEKSATAAIEEAIVGVNTLAGDVSSQYIPQLQRANLALKSYGAAVAQYRDAQRVSRQALQKMEGVGQQLLDLSDKLTTSQNTKRDADSAQAQSMLSLATALALFFGVLAAWAITRQITLPLKHTLVAVDRVASGDLTHNLSIDRRDELGQLQGGIQRMTVNLRELIGGISDGVTQIASAAEQLSAVTEQTSAGVNNQKVETDQVATAMHQMTATVQEVARNAEEASEAAVAADQQAREGDKVVSEAIAQIERLATEVGHSTEAMGELKRESDKIGSVLDVIKSVAQQTNLLALNAAIEAARAGEAGRGFAVVADEVRSLAQRTQKSTEEIEDLIAALQNGTQQVATIMDNSRELTTSSVELTRRAGGALESITRTVSAIQSMNQQIAAAAEQQSATAEEINRSVLNVRDVSEQTSAASEETAASSVELARLGTHLQGLVGRFRV; translated from the coding sequence ATGTATCGCTGGACCGCCCAACGCCTTGGAAATATCAGTGTCAGTCGCAAGCTCGGGATCGGGTTCGGGCTGGTTTTGCTGTTGACGCTGGTCATCACCGCAACAGGCTGGTCGGGCGTGAGGTCGTTGATTGATCGCGGCGACAAGCTCGCGATGATCTCCCAGATCAACGAATATTCCCTGGCGCTGCGCATTGCACGCATGAATTACGAAACCCAGGCCAACCCGGATACGGCGAAGGCCGTCATGACCGCGCTGGACCATCTCGACGCGGAGCTCAAGACGGCCCACGGCAAGCTCGTGGTCGGGAGCGACCTGAAGCTGCTGGACGCTCAGACTCAGGCCGCCACTGACTACCGTCGCGCATTCGAGGACATGGCCAAAGCCATTCAAGCCCGTGAAGCCAGCCGCGTGAACTTGGGCGCAGCCGCGGATGCCGCCGTGGACGAGGTCAACAAGATCGAAGAGGCGTTGATCCAGCACGACAACATTCTGCAATTCAACAGCGCCGTGGGCGTGAGCAAGCTGATTCAGCAGGCGCGTTTTCAAGTACGCGGCTACACCTTCAGCGGCAATCCAGATTTCGAAAAGAGCGCCACAGCCGCCATCGAAGAAGCCATCGTTGGCGTGAACACCTTGGCGGGCGACGTTTCGTCCCAATACATCCCGCAGCTGCAACGGGCGAATCTGGCCCTTAAAAGTTACGGCGCTGCAGTCGCACAATACCGCGACGCCCAACGGGTGAGCCGCCAGGCGCTGCAGAAGATGGAGGGGGTCGGTCAGCAGTTGCTCGACCTGAGTGACAAATTGACCACCTCACAAAATACCAAGCGAGACGCCGACAGCGCGCAGGCGCAATCGATGCTGAGTCTGGCGACAGCGCTGGCTCTGTTTTTCGGGGTCCTTGCGGCGTGGGCCATTACTCGCCAGATTACCCTGCCGTTGAAACACACACTCGTCGCGGTGGATCGCGTTGCGTCCGGCGACTTGACCCATAACCTGAGCATTGATCGCCGTGACGAACTGGGTCAGCTGCAAGGCGGCATTCAGCGCATGACAGTGAACCTGCGCGAGCTGATCGGCGGCATCAGCGACGGTGTCACGCAAATCGCCAGCGCCGCTGAGCAGCTGTCCGCGGTGACCGAGCAGACCAGCGCCGGGGTTAACAATCAGAAAGTCGAGACGGACCAGGTCGCTACGGCCATGCACCAGATGACGGCCACGGTGCAAGAAGTCGCACGGAATGCCGAGGAGGCTTCAGAAGCCGCTGTGGCGGCCGATCAGCAGGCCCGTGAAGGCGACAAGGTCGTGAGCGAGGCCATCGCTCAAATCGAGCGTCTGGCCACCGAAGTGGGGCATTCCACCGAGGCCATGGGTGAACTCAAGCGCGAAAGCGACAAAATTGGCAGCGTGCTGGACGTGATCAAGTCGGTCGCGCAGCAGACCAACTTGCTGGCGCTCAACGCGGCCATCGAAGCCGCCCGGGCCGGTGAAGCGGGTCGCGGCTTCGCCGTGGTGGCCGATGAAGTGCGCAGCCTGGCCCAGCGCACACAGAAATCCACCGAAGAGATTGAAGACCTGATCGCGGCCTTACAGAACGGCACGCAACAGGTGGCGACGATCATGGACAACAGCCGTGAATTGACGACCAGCAGCGTGGAACTGACCCGTCGGGCTGGTGGCGCGCTGGAAAGCATTACCCGAACCGTGTCCGCGATCCAGTCCATGAACCAGCAGATTGCGGCCGCCGCCGAGCAGCAAAGTGCAACGGCCGAAGAGATCAACCGCAGTGTGCTGAACGTGCGGGATGTGTCGGAACAGACCTCAGCGGCCAGTGAAGAAACCGCGGCATCCAGCGTGGAGCTCGCACGTTTGGGCACGCATCTGCAGGGGCTGGTCGGCCGGTTCAGGGTGTGA
- a CDS encoding IS110 family transposase — MSAFVGIDIAKNSFDIATPLDNGKFRTKARLANNPKGYQVLLDWLTTHSEPHAWVVMEATSVYHQGVADCLHAHGYRVCIVNPAILHQYGKDELRRVKTDKADAKLIARYAQDKHTRLREWVPEPAPRRRLRALVRRLEDLQEIQQMESNRLDVAEDKVKASIESVISHVKQQIDETRKAIKDNIDDDPDLRQKRDLIVTIDGLGDTTAALILAELGDPLDYKGPKSIVAFAGLDPRCASSGESVGPTHISKTGSKRLRAGLYMPGMAGLKHNAVLRELKTRMRANGKAPKEIICAAMRKLLHLVYGVLKSGKPFDAEIALAR; from the coding sequence ATGTCTGCTTTTGTTGGCATCGATATCGCCAAAAACTCATTTGATATCGCCACCCCGCTGGATAACGGGAAGTTCAGGACCAAAGCCAGGCTGGCCAATAATCCCAAGGGTTATCAGGTGCTGCTCGACTGGCTTACCACCCACTCCGAGCCCCATGCCTGGGTCGTGATGGAAGCCACCAGCGTCTACCACCAGGGCGTTGCTGATTGCCTTCACGCTCACGGATACCGGGTGTGCATCGTCAACCCTGCGATCCTCCACCAGTACGGCAAGGATGAGCTGCGCCGGGTCAAAACCGACAAGGCCGATGCAAAGCTGATCGCCCGCTATGCGCAAGACAAGCACACCAGACTGCGCGAGTGGGTGCCGGAGCCCGCGCCACGTCGGCGCTTGCGCGCGTTGGTGCGTCGACTGGAAGATTTGCAGGAAATTCAGCAGATGGAAAGCAATCGTCTGGATGTCGCCGAAGACAAGGTCAAAGCGTCGATCGAGTCGGTGATCAGCCACGTCAAGCAACAGATCGACGAGACCAGGAAAGCGATCAAAGACAATATTGACGACGATCCTGACCTGCGCCAGAAGCGCGATCTGATCGTGACCATCGACGGGCTGGGGGATACGACCGCAGCGCTGATCCTGGCCGAACTCGGCGACCCATTGGATTACAAGGGCCCCAAATCTATCGTTGCCTTTGCGGGCCTGGACCCACGTTGTGCTAGCTCGGGAGAGTCGGTAGGCCCGACCCATATATCCAAAACCGGCTCGAAAAGGCTGCGCGCCGGGCTTTACATGCCAGGCATGGCTGGCCTAAAGCACAACGCGGTGTTGCGAGAGCTAAAGACCCGGATGCGCGCCAATGGGAAAGCCCCAAAAGAGATCATCTGTGCAGCAATGCGAAAGCTGCTGCATCTGGTCTATGGCGTGCTGAAATCGGGCAAGCCGTTCGACGCAGAAATTGCGCTTGCCCGGTGA
- a CDS encoding methyl-accepting chemotaxis protein produces the protein MSQGINGALANTSVKLKLALGFGLVLLLTLIITLTGWHGLDAMIERSESLTSIAQLNTMTEDLRAERIIFRVENTAASATSVLDGINEIEAHLGVLRKGDHPADVLDMLARQSDTVRSLETAFNDLSQLLETRDASRLHMDKLSNTVIAAIDQVEADVLKAVSEEQGNSEKLDEFTNILQLRRHIQDALYAAQAYLYSGKETFESAVITAIDEALKEVDQIMASPSNTNAAILESARKALEDYRAQLAQLKVLQVKADAAQGSMATLGDTLLESTDKISSLQSQRRDSDADRSRNTLIGVALLAIVLGLLAAWLITRQIILPLHQTLAAAKRIASGDLSVDLDVQRHDEMGSLQQSMQDMTLRLRALISGISDGIAQIASAATQLSAVTEQTSAGVNDQKRETDQVATAMNQMTSTVMEVARNAEEASEAAVQADQQAREGDQVVADAIGQIERLAVEVANSTDAMGKLKLESDKIGGVLDVIKSVSQQTNLLALNAAIEAARAGEAGRGFAVVADEVRSLALRTQQSTEEIELLIAALQSGTQQVVSTLDASRTLTDRSVELSRRAGAALEHITRTVSTIQTMNQQIATAGEEQSVVAEQINRSVLTVRDVSEQTAAASEETAASSLELARLGTHLQEMVGKFRVS, from the coding sequence ATGTCGCAAGGAATCAACGGGGCGCTGGCCAATACCAGCGTCAAACTCAAACTGGCACTGGGCTTCGGCCTGGTATTGCTGCTGACGCTGATCATCACCCTCACAGGGTGGCACGGACTGGACGCCATGATCGAGCGTTCGGAATCGCTGACCTCCATCGCTCAGCTCAACACCATGACGGAGGATCTGCGGGCAGAGCGCATCATCTTTCGCGTCGAAAACACGGCAGCCAGTGCGACCAGCGTGCTGGACGGGATCAACGAAATCGAGGCGCATTTGGGCGTCTTGCGTAAAGGGGATCACCCCGCCGACGTACTTGACATGCTCGCCAGGCAAAGCGACACCGTGCGGTCGCTGGAGACAGCATTCAACGATCTGAGCCAACTGTTAGAGACCCGCGACGCTTCACGGCTGCACATGGACAAGCTGTCGAACACCGTGATCGCAGCCATCGATCAGGTCGAAGCCGATGTGCTGAAGGCCGTCAGCGAGGAACAGGGCAACAGCGAAAAGCTCGATGAATTCACCAACATTCTGCAATTGCGGCGGCATATTCAGGACGCGCTTTACGCCGCACAGGCCTATCTCTACAGCGGCAAAGAGACATTTGAGTCGGCAGTAATAACGGCCATCGATGAAGCGCTCAAGGAAGTCGACCAGATCATGGCCAGCCCGTCCAACACCAACGCGGCCATTCTTGAAAGCGCGAGAAAAGCCTTGGAGGACTACCGCGCGCAACTGGCTCAGCTCAAGGTGCTGCAGGTCAAAGCAGACGCTGCGCAAGGGTCGATGGCGACCTTGGGCGATACGCTGCTGGAGTCCACTGACAAGATCAGCTCACTGCAAAGCCAGCGCCGGGACAGCGATGCCGACCGGTCGCGCAACACCCTGATCGGCGTGGCACTGCTGGCTATCGTGCTGGGGCTGTTGGCCGCTTGGCTGATCACCCGGCAGATCATCCTGCCACTGCACCAGACCCTCGCAGCCGCCAAGCGGATTGCCAGCGGCGACCTGAGTGTTGACCTCGACGTGCAACGCCATGACGAAATGGGCAGTCTGCAACAAAGCATGCAGGACATGACCCTGCGACTGCGGGCGCTTATTTCGGGCATCAGTGACGGTATCGCGCAGATTGCCAGCGCCGCCACGCAGCTGTCGGCGGTAACCGAGCAGACCAGCGCCGGGGTCAACGATCAGAAACGCGAAACAGATCAGGTCGCCACGGCGATGAATCAGATGACCTCCACTGTGATGGAAGTCGCACGCAACGCCGAAGAGGCCAGCGAGGCGGCGGTGCAGGCTGATCAGCAGGCGCGGGAAGGTGATCAGGTGGTCGCAGACGCCATTGGCCAGATCGAACGGCTGGCGGTCGAGGTGGCCAATTCCACCGACGCCATGGGCAAGCTCAAGCTGGAAAGCGACAAGATCGGTGGCGTGCTGGACGTGATCAAGTCGGTGTCTCAGCAGACCAACTTGCTTGCGCTGAATGCCGCCATCGAAGCGGCCCGGGCGGGGGAAGCGGGGCGGGGGTTTGCCGTTGTCGCCGATGAAGTGCGCAGCCTGGCCTTGCGCACGCAGCAATCCACCGAAGAAATCGAACTGTTGATCGCGGCCTTGCAGAGCGGCACGCAACAGGTGGTCAGCACATTGGATGCCAGCCGCACATTGACGGATCGCAGCGTCGAGTTGAGCCGGCGGGCCGGTGCGGCGCTGGAGCACATCACCCGCACGGTCTCGACGATCCAGACCATGAACCAGCAGATCGCGACGGCAGGCGAAGAACAAAGCGTCGTCGCCGAGCAGATCAACCGGAGCGTGCTGACCGTGCGGGATGTGTCCGAACAGACGGCAGCAGCCAGCGAAGAAACCGCCGCTTCAAGCCTGGAACTGGCGCGGCTGGGGACGCATCTGCAAGAGATGGTCGGGAAGTTTCGGGTGAGCTGA
- the mdoH gene encoding glucans biosynthesis glucosyltransferase MdoH — MSNSQAVPESLSEYLAHLPMSDEQRAELASCTSFAELHERLSAQTVTDSAEAAQASVGRRLTLTTADELHEAEMLTVDASGRVCLKATPPIRRTKVVPEPWRTNILHRGWRRLTGKTNPPKPSHDDLPRDLPKARWRTVGSIRRYILLILMLGQTIVAGFYMKGILPYQGWSLVSFDEISRQTLWQTAVQVMPYALQTTILLMFGILFCWVSAGFWTALMGFLELLTGRDKYRISGASAGNEPIEAGARTALVMPICNEDVPRVFAGLRATFESVAATGDLDRFDFFVLSDTNETDIAVAEQQAWLDVCRETNGFGRIFYRRRRRRVKRKSGNLDDFCRRWGGEYRYMVVLDADSVMSGECLTSLVRLMEATPDAGIIQTAPRASGMDTLYARMQQFATRVYGPLFTAGLHFWQLGESHYWGHNAIIRMKPFIEHCALAPLPGKGAFAGAILSHDFVEAALMRRAGWGVWIAYDLPGSYEELPPNLLDELKRDRRWCHGNLMNFRLFLVKGMHPVHRAVFLTGVMSYLSAPLWFLFLVLSTALLAVNTLMEPTYFLEPRQLYPLWPQWHPEKAVALFSTTVVLLFLPKLLSVILIWAKGATGYGGRIKVTMSMLLEMLFSMLLAPVRMIFHTRFVLAAFLGWAATWNSPQRDDDSTPWSEAVKRHGPQTLLGFGWALLVAWLNPSFLWWLVPIVGSLMLSIPVSVISSRTNLGLKAKDESLFLIPEEHTPPQELVSTDQYTHENRWHALNDGFVRAVVDPQQNALACALATSRHRHAEPIEWMRVERVRHAIKGGPEHLNNNERLQLLSDPVALARLHEAVWAEGNEAWLEAWRASVKADPHAPLLPLQPATHLNVPSLANA; from the coding sequence ATGAGTAATTCACAAGCCGTGCCTGAATCTCTAAGTGAGTATCTCGCACACCTGCCAATGAGTGACGAGCAGCGGGCCGAACTGGCCAGTTGCACCTCGTTCGCTGAGCTGCATGAACGCCTTTCGGCGCAGACCGTCACCGACTCCGCCGAGGCCGCTCAGGCTTCGGTGGGCCGTCGCCTGACCCTGACCACCGCTGACGAGTTGCACGAAGCAGAAATGCTGACGGTCGACGCCAGCGGTCGCGTTTGCCTGAAAGCCACGCCGCCGATCCGCCGTACCAAAGTCGTCCCGGAGCCATGGCGGACCAACATCCTGCACCGTGGCTGGCGTCGTCTGACCGGGAAAACCAACCCGCCCAAGCCAAGCCACGACGATTTGCCGCGTGACTTGCCGAAGGCTCGCTGGCGTACGGTCGGTTCGATCCGTCGTTACATCCTGCTGATTCTCATGCTGGGCCAGACGATCGTGGCTGGTTTCTACATGAAAGGCATCCTGCCGTACCAAGGCTGGTCGCTGGTCTCGTTCGACGAAATCAGCCGTCAGACTCTGTGGCAAACCGCCGTTCAAGTGATGCCGTACGCGCTGCAGACCACCATTTTGCTGATGTTCGGGATTCTGTTCTGCTGGGTGTCTGCCGGTTTCTGGACCGCCTTGATGGGCTTCCTCGAACTGCTGACCGGGCGCGACAAATACCGTATCTCTGGCGCTAGCGCTGGCAATGAGCCGATTGAAGCCGGTGCGCGTACTGCGTTGGTCATGCCGATCTGTAACGAAGACGTGCCTCGCGTTTTCGCCGGTCTGCGTGCCACCTTCGAGTCCGTTGCCGCGACGGGCGATCTGGATCGCTTCGACTTCTTCGTCCTCAGCGACACCAACGAAACCGACATCGCCGTTGCCGAACAACAGGCGTGGCTGGATGTGTGCCGCGAGACCAATGGTTTTGGCCGGATCTTCTATCGCCGTCGTCGCCGTCGCGTAAAACGTAAGAGCGGCAACCTCGACGACTTCTGCCGTCGCTGGGGTGGCGAGTATCGTTACATGGTCGTGCTCGACGCCGACTCTGTGATGAGCGGCGAGTGCCTGACCAGTCTGGTGCGCTTGATGGAAGCGACCCCGGACGCCGGTATCATCCAGACCGCGCCACGTGCCTCGGGCATGGACACGCTGTATGCCCGCATGCAGCAGTTCGCCACCCGTGTGTATGGCCCGCTGTTCACTGCCGGTTTGCACTTCTGGCAGCTGGGTGAATCCCACTATTGGGGTCACAACGCGATCATTCGCATGAAGCCGTTTATCGAGCATTGCGCCTTGGCGCCGTTGCCCGGTAAGGGGGCCTTCGCCGGTGCGATTCTGTCTCACGACTTCGTTGAAGCCGCGCTGATGCGCCGCGCCGGTTGGGGCGTGTGGATTGCCTACGACCTGCCAGGCAGCTATGAAGAACTGCCGCCGAACCTGCTGGACGAACTCAAGCGTGACCGTCGCTGGTGCCACGGTAACCTGATGAACTTCCGCCTGTTCCTGGTGAAAGGCATGCACCCGGTGCACCGTGCGGTGTTCCTGACGGGCGTGATGTCCTATCTTTCCGCGCCGTTGTGGTTCCTGTTCCTGGTGTTGTCGACGGCGCTGCTCGCAGTCAACACGCTGATGGAACCGACCTACTTCCTGGAGCCGCGTCAGCTCTATCCGTTGTGGCCACAGTGGCACCCGGAAAAAGCCGTCGCGCTGTTCTCGACCACGGTTGTCCTGCTGTTTCTGCCGAAACTGCTCAGCGTCATCCTGATCTGGGCCAAGGGCGCGACGGGCTACGGCGGTCGGATCAAAGTCACCATGTCGATGCTCCTGGAGATGCTGTTCTCCATGCTGCTGGCGCCGGTGCGGATGATCTTCCACACCCGCTTCGTGCTGGCCGCGTTCCTCGGCTGGGCCGCGACCTGGAACTCGCCACAACGTGACGACGACTCCACGCCGTGGAGCGAAGCGGTCAAGCGTCATGGACCGCAGACATTGCTCGGCTTCGGCTGGGCGCTGCTGGTGGCTTGGCTCAACCCAAGCTTCCTGTGGTGGCTGGTGCCGATTGTCGGCTCGTTGATGCTCTCGATCCCTGTGTCGGTGATTTCCAGCCGTACCAACCTGGGCCTGAAAGCGAAGGATGAAAGCCTGTTCCTGATCCCGGAAGAGCACACCCCGCCGCAGGAGCTGGTGTCGACTGATCAGTACACCCACGAGAACCGTTGGCATGCACTGAACGATGGCTTTGTTCGTGCCGTGGTCGATCCTCAGCAGAACGCTCTGGCCTGTGCACTGGCAACCTCACGTCACCGTCACGCCGAGCCGATCGAGTGGATGCGCGTCGAACGCGTACGCCACGCCATCAAAGGCGGCCCGGAGCACTTGAACAACAACGAACGCCTGCAATTGCTGAGCGATCCTGTTGCGCTGGCGCGTCTGCATGAGGCGGTCTGGGCGGAAGGCAACGAAGCGTGGCTGGAGGCCTGGCGAGCGTCGGTGAAAGCCGATCCTCACGCCCCTTTGCTGCCCTTGCAGCCTGCGACACACCTGAACGTGCCGTCGCTCGCCAATGCCTGA